A single Candidatus Dormiibacterota bacterium DNA region contains:
- the rpoD gene encoding RNA polymerase sigma factor RpoD, protein MARKAAKQEPEEEKTSYSPEIERLIQKGKEQGFVTQQEVSQVFPDAEENLEELDELYAALLENGVELTDQKERLIWEVAEEDSAEDANEDYAKDIADDSVRLYLREIGRVPLLTAQEEVELAKRIAKGDKAAKDKMVEANLRLVVSIAKKYIGRGLDLLDLIQEGSAGLLRAVEKFDYTKGFKFSTYATWWIRQAITRAIADQARTIRIPVHMVETINKLIRTQRRLVQELGRDPLPEEIAAEMEIDVDKVNHILKIKQDIVSLEAPVGDDGDSNLGEFIPDEESMTPEELATHQLLKEHVNEVLALLTPREQKILRMRFGLEDGRSHTLEEVGLEFGVTRERIRQIEAKALAKLRKHRESKKLKDYLR, encoded by the coding sequence CCGGAAATAGAAAGATTGATTCAAAAAGGCAAAGAGCAAGGGTTTGTAACCCAGCAGGAAGTTTCGCAGGTTTTTCCAGACGCCGAGGAAAACCTGGAGGAGCTCGATGAGCTCTATGCTGCTTTACTAGAAAACGGCGTTGAGCTGACCGATCAAAAAGAGCGTCTCATATGGGAGGTGGCTGAAGAGGACTCTGCCGAAGATGCAAATGAGGATTACGCCAAAGATATTGCCGATGACTCAGTGCGCCTCTACTTACGAGAAATAGGCCGGGTGCCGCTTTTGACCGCCCAAGAAGAAGTTGAGCTGGCCAAGCGGATAGCTAAAGGTGATAAAGCTGCAAAAGACAAAATGGTAGAGGCCAACCTGCGCCTGGTAGTCTCGATTGCCAAGAAATATATTGGCCGCGGGCTGGACTTACTCGATCTTATCCAAGAAGGTTCAGCCGGTTTACTGCGCGCGGTTGAGAAGTTCGATTACACCAAGGGCTTTAAGTTTTCGACCTACGCTACCTGGTGGATCCGCCAGGCTATTACTCGTGCCATTGCCGACCAAGCCAGGACGATCCGAATTCCGGTGCATATGGTAGAGACTATTAATAAGCTCATTCGCACCCAGCGCCGTCTGGTGCAAGAACTGGGGCGCGACCCGCTACCAGAGGAGATTGCGGCCGAGATGGAGATTGATGTTGATAAGGTGAATCATATTCTCAAGATCAAGCAGGATATTGTCTCACTTGAGGCACCGGTGGGCGATGATGGCGATTCTAACTTAGGTGAGTTCATTCCCGACGAAGAATCTATGACGCCCGAAGAACTAGCCACTCACCAGCTCTTAAAAGAGCATGTGAATGAAGTACTTGCCCTCTTAACCCCGCGCGAGCAGAAGATACTCAGAATGCGCTTCGGGCTGGAGGATGGACGCAGCCACACACTGGAAGAGGTGGGGCTGGAGTTCGGCGTGACCCGCGAACGCATTCGGCAGATTGAGGCCAAAGCACTGGCTAAGCTGCGTAAGCACCGTGAGAGCAAAAAACTGAAAGATTACCTTAGATAA